The Erigeron canadensis isolate Cc75 chromosome 4, C_canadensis_v1, whole genome shotgun sequence genome window below encodes:
- the LOC122596351 gene encoding LOW QUALITY PROTEIN: protein ALP1-like (The sequence of the model RefSeq protein was modified relative to this genomic sequence to represent the inferred CDS: inserted 1 base in 1 codon) — protein sequence MAGAGGSKNPPTTTKKPSSSSATKRPKPHNPKSRHHPQPSQSQPQTPSTRRQTILQLISTAAASTAAAHTFLTTHDLILHPSQTLLLESNISAVSLSISNLLSLIHHPIAFAIPKPPPPPPXWFSRFSKSLSENKDHFFIESFNMSKQSFSYLVSLLTPSLETLSMQPDKAVAAALYRLAHGAPFNAVGRRFDFDSSTACKVFYVVCKAVIDNLGHLFELRSDLNRIVLGFGWISLPNCCGVLGIDSFRVKGNLFGENGSVLVQALVDSEGRFLDVSAGWPSTMKPELVLRQSELFSCVEESREILNGQSYEFNDGSSISQYILGEACFPLLSWLVTPYRKLGNDGSEDEHDNDGCLNLSNSKQAFNSVHNRGMELLDTAFGRLRGRWRILSKEWNEESIESFPYVVVTCCLLHNFLIKSNEEFPDEYSDYTRKHDLPDFEGEGDEMGERIRSAIAADLSRWEDC from the exons ATGGCCGGCGCCGGCGGTTCCAAGAATCCACCAACCACCACCAAAAAACCATCATCTTCCTCCGCCACCAAACGCCCAAAACCCCACAACCCAAAATCCCGGCACCACCCACAACCATCACAATCACAACCCCAAACACCCTCAACTCGACGTCAAACCATCCTCCAATTAATctccaccgccgccgcatccACCGCCGCCGCCCACACTTTCTTAACAACCCATGACCTTATTCTTCATCCTTCACAAACCCTTTTGCTAGAATCCAATATTTCTGCTGTATCTCTATCAATTTCAAATCTTTTATCACTTATTCATCACCCCATTGCCTTTGCCATCCCTAaacccccacccccacccc CCTGGTTCTCAAGATTCTCGAAATCTTTATCCGAAAACAAAGATCATTTCTTTATTGAATCTTTCAACATGTCTAAACAATCTTTTTCTTACTTGGTGTCTTTACTAACCCCTAGTCTTGAAACCCTTTCAATGCAGCCTGATAAAGCGGTTGCAGCGGCATTGTATCGCCTTGCTCATGGGGCGCCTTTTAACGCGGTTGGGAGACGGTTTGATTTCGATTCCAGTACTGCTTGTAAGgtattttatgttgtttgtaAAGCTGTTATTGATAATTTGGGTCATTTGTTTGAGTTAAGAAGTGATTTGAATAGAATTGTTCTTGGTTTTGGTTGGATTTCGTTACCGAATTGTTGTGGGGTTTTGGGGATTGATAGTTTTCGGGTTAAAGGGAATTTGTTTGGTGAAAATGGGTCTGTTTTGGTTCAAGCTTTAGTTGATAGTGAAGGTAGATTTTTAGATGTTTCAGCTGGTTGGCCTAGTACGATGAAGCCCGAGTTAGTTTTAAGACAATCGGAATTGTTTTCGTGTGTTGAGGAATCTAGGGAGATTTTGAATGGTCAAAGCTATGAATTTAATGATGGGAGTAGTATTTCACAATACATTTTGGGCGAAGCTTGTTTTCCGCTTTTGTCTTGGTTGGTTACGCCTTATAGGAAATTGGGTAATGATGGTTCTGAGGATGAACACGATAACGATGGATGTTTGAATCTTAGTAACTCGAAACAAGCGTTTAATTCTGTGCATAATCGAGGGATGGAGTTGTTGGATACTGCGTTTGGGAGGTTACGTGGGAGGTGGAGGATTTTGTCTAAAGAATGGAATGAGGAATCAATTGAGTCATTTCCTTATGTTGTGGTTACATGCTGTTTGCTTCATAATTTTCTTATCAAGTCGAATGAGGAGTTCCCTGATGAATATTCAGATTATACGAGGAAACATGATCTTCcggattttgaaggtgaagggGATGAGATGGGTGAGAGGATTAGAAGTGCCATTGCTGCAGACTTAAGTCGA TGGGAAGATTGTTGA
- the LOC122596482 gene encoding uncharacterized protein LOC122596482, with the protein MPISTSTRRASGPVLRSQSPSGRFATTSSAFSTGTTSFFQNKSPSPVYGSSSSSPASSVRFSFDNNRPISPSRSISSLPRNHSHQAVNKQLDKPKRTCMCSPTSHPGSFRCSLHKSSNNHNHDTNTASYPSNRLNARRSAMTNSLVRIGTVEGGDLVKRALAALIRPSSHQQRRRTSFQARPSRLSVMSKAEDC; encoded by the coding sequence ATGCCGATATCTACTTCAACAAGAAGAGCAAGCGGACCGGTTCTCCGATCACAATCACCTTCTGGAAGGTTCGCAACCACTAGTTCAGCCTTTTCGACCGGAACGACGTCGTTTTTCCAAAACAAATCGCCGTCGCCGGTGTACGGATCGTCATCATCATCGCCAGCGTCATCGGTACGTTTCTCGTTCGATAACAACCGTCCGATCTCTCCAAGCAGATCTATATCATCTCTTCCAAGGAATCACAGTCATCAAGCTGTTAATAAACAGTTAGATAAACCCAAACGAACCTGTATGTGCTCACCTACTTCACATCCAGGTTCCTTCCGATGCAGTTTACATAAATCCTCAAACAATCACAATCACGACACCAATACGGCGTCGTATCCTTCAAATCGGCTCAACGCGCGGCGGTCGGCGATGACTAATTCGTTAGTGAGGATCGGAACGGTTGAAGGAGGTGATTTGGTGAAGAGAGCTTTAGCGGCGTTGATCCGGCCGTCGTCGCATCAACAAAGGCGGAGAACGTCGTTTCAGGCTAGGCCGAGCCGGTTATCTGTTATGTCTAAAGCAGAGGATTGTTAG